Proteins from a single region of Streptomyces sp. HUAS 15-9:
- a CDS encoding vitamin B12-dependent ribonucleotide reductase produces the protein MTETASGPARGSRAKGAKATKGLRIERIHTTPGVHPYDEVAWERRDVVMTNWRDGSVNFEQRGVEFPDSWSVNAVNIVTSKYFRGAVGTPQREVSLKQLIDRIVKTYRKAGEDYKYFASPADAEIFEHELAYALLHQIFSFNSPVWFNVGTPQPQQVSACFILSVDDSMESILDWYKEEGMIFKGGSGAGLNLSRIRSSKELLSSGGNASGPVSFMRGADASAGTIKSGGATRRAAKMVILDVDHPDIEDFIETKVKEEEKIRALRDAGFDMDLGGDDITSVQYQNANNSVRVNDEFMKSVEQGGKFGLRARMTGEVIEEVEAKSLFRKMAEAAWACADPGIQYDDTINRWHTCPESGRINGSNPCSEYMHLDNTSCNLASLNLMKFLKDDGKGTQSFDAERFAKVVELVITAMDISICFADFPTQKIGENTRAFRQLGIGYANLGALLMATGHAYDSNGGRALAGAITSLMTGTSYRRSAELAAVVGAYDGYARNADAHKRVMKQHADANETAVRMDDLDTPVWAAATEAWQDVVRLGEQNGFRNSQASVIAPTGTIGLAMSCDTTGLEPDLALVKFKKLVGGGSMQIVNGTVPQALRRLGYQEEQIEAIVAHIAEHGNVIDAPGLKPEHYEVFDCAMGERAISPMGHVRMMAAIQPWISGALSKTVNMPESATVEEVEEIYFEAWKMGVKALAIYRDNCKVGQPLSAKTKEKEKAEITEKAEATIRETVEKVVEYRPVRKRLPKGRPGITTSFTVGGAEGYMTANSYPDDGLGEVFLKMSKQGSTLAGMMDAFSIAVSVGLQYGVPLETYVSKFTNMRFEPAGMTDDPDVRMAQSIVDYIFRRLALDFLPFETRSALGIHSAEERQRHLETGSYEPSEDEVDVEGLAQSAPRQTDLKAVTTPKAESGAAQPAPKQAHTSAELVEMQLGIQADAPLCFSCGTKMQRAGSCYICEGCGSTSGCS, from the coding sequence ATGACAGAGACGGCGAGCGGTCCGGCACGAGGTTCCCGAGCCAAGGGCGCCAAGGCCACCAAGGGGCTGCGTATCGAGCGCATCCACACCACCCCCGGCGTGCACCCGTACGACGAGGTGGCCTGGGAGCGCCGTGACGTCGTCATGACCAACTGGCGCGACGGCTCGGTCAACTTCGAGCAGCGTGGCGTCGAGTTCCCCGACTCCTGGTCGGTGAACGCGGTCAACATCGTCACCAGCAAGTACTTCCGTGGTGCCGTCGGCACCCCGCAGCGCGAGGTCAGCCTCAAGCAGCTGATCGACCGCATCGTGAAGACGTACCGGAAGGCCGGTGAGGACTACAAGTACTTCGCCTCGCCCGCCGACGCCGAGATCTTCGAGCACGAGTTGGCGTACGCCCTCCTGCACCAGATCTTCAGCTTCAACAGCCCCGTGTGGTTCAACGTGGGCACCCCGCAGCCCCAGCAGGTCTCCGCCTGCTTCATCCTGTCCGTCGACGACTCCATGGAGTCGATCCTCGACTGGTACAAGGAAGAGGGCATGATCTTCAAGGGCGGTTCCGGCGCCGGCCTGAACCTCTCCCGTATCCGTTCCTCCAAGGAACTGCTCTCCTCCGGCGGCAACGCCTCCGGTCCTGTGTCCTTCATGCGCGGTGCCGACGCCTCGGCCGGAACGATCAAGTCCGGCGGTGCCACCCGCCGCGCCGCCAAGATGGTCATCCTCGACGTCGACCACCCCGACATCGAGGACTTCATCGAGACCAAGGTCAAGGAGGAGGAGAAGATCCGCGCCCTGCGCGACGCGGGCTTCGACATGGACCTGGGCGGCGACGACATCACGTCCGTCCAGTACCAGAACGCCAACAACTCGGTCCGTGTGAACGACGAGTTCATGAAGTCGGTCGAGCAGGGCGGCAAGTTCGGTCTCCGCGCGCGGATGACCGGCGAGGTCATCGAGGAGGTCGAGGCCAAGTCCCTGTTCCGCAAGATGGCCGAGGCCGCGTGGGCCTGCGCCGACCCGGGCATCCAGTACGACGACACGATCAACCGCTGGCACACATGCCCGGAGTCCGGCCGTATCAACGGCTCGAACCCGTGCAGCGAGTACATGCACCTGGACAACACGTCCTGCAACCTCGCCTCGCTGAACCTGATGAAGTTCCTCAAGGACGACGGCAAGGGCACCCAGTCCTTCGACGCCGAGCGCTTCGCCAAGGTCGTCGAGCTCGTCATCACCGCGATGGACATCTCCATCTGCTTCGCGGACTTCCCGACCCAGAAGATCGGCGAGAACACGCGCGCGTTCCGCCAGCTCGGCATCGGCTACGCCAACCTCGGCGCCCTGCTGATGGCGACCGGTCACGCGTACGACTCCAACGGCGGCCGCGCCCTCGCCGGCGCCATCACCTCCCTGATGACCGGCACGTCGTACCGGCGCTCCGCCGAACTCGCCGCGGTCGTCGGCGCGTACGACGGCTACGCCCGCAACGCCGATGCCCACAAGCGCGTCATGAAGCAGCACGCCGACGCCAACGAGACGGCCGTCCGCATGGACGACCTGGACACGCCGGTGTGGGCCGCCGCCACGGAGGCCTGGCAGGACGTCGTCCGCCTCGGCGAGCAGAACGGTTTCCGTAACTCCCAGGCGTCCGTCATCGCCCCGACCGGCACCATCGGTCTCGCGATGTCCTGCGACACCACCGGCCTCGAGCCCGACCTCGCCCTGGTCAAGTTCAAGAAGCTGGTCGGCGGCGGCTCGATGCAGATCGTCAACGGCACCGTTCCGCAGGCCCTGCGCCGCCTGGGCTACCAGGAGGAGCAGATCGAGGCGATCGTCGCCCACATCGCCGAGCACGGCAATGTGATCGACGCCCCCGGCCTCAAGCCCGAGCACTACGAGGTCTTCGACTGCGCCATGGGCGAGCGTGCCATCTCCCCGATGGGCCACGTCCGCATGATGGCCGCGATCCAGCCGTGGATCTCCGGCGCCCTCTCCAAGACGGTCAACATGCCGGAGTCGGCGACCGTCGAAGAGGTCGAGGAGATCTACTTCGAGGCTTGGAAGATGGGCGTCAAGGCGCTCGCCATCTACCGCGACAACTGCAAGGTCGGCCAGCCGCTCTCCGCCAAGACCAAGGAGAAGGAGAAGGCCGAGATCACGGAGAAGGCCGAGGCGACCATCCGCGAGACGGTCGAGAAGGTCGTTGAGTACCGACCGGTCCGCAAGCGCCTCCCGAAGGGTCGTCCCGGAATCACCACGTCCTTCACCGTCGGTGGCGCCGAGGGCTACATGACCGCCAACTCCTACCCGGACGACGGTCTGGGCGAGGTCTTCCTGAAGATGTCCAAGCAGGGCTCCACCCTCGCGGGCATGATGGACGCCTTCTCCATCGCCGTCTCGGTGGGTCTCCAGTACGGCGTGCCCCTGGAGACGTACGTCTCGAAGTTCACGAACATGCGCTTCGAGCCGGCCGGTATGACGGACGACCCGGACGTGCGGATGGCGCAGTCGATCGTCGACTACATCTTCCGCCGCCTTGCGCTGGACTTCCTGCCGTTCGAGACGCGCTCCGCGCTCGGCATCCACTCCGCCGAGGAGCGTCAGCGCCACCTGGAGACGGGTTCGTACGAGCCCTCCGAGGACGAGGTGGACGTCGAGGGCCTGGCCCAGTCGGCGCCGCGCCAGACGGACCTCAAGGCCGTCACCACGCCGAAGGCCGAGTCCGGCGCGGCCCAGCCCGCCCCGAAGCAGGCCCACACCAGCGCCGAACTGGTGGAGATGCAGCTGGGCATCCAGGCGGACGCCCCGCTCTGCTTCTCCTGCGGCACGAAGATGCAGCGGGCCGGCTCCTGCTACATCTGCGAGGGCTGCGGCTCGACGAGCGGCTGCAGCTGA
- a CDS encoding TerD family protein — MNGFSKGIRKVEVALKWDPSPAGQSPTDLDIVAAPYAANDPYGAPAYLVHFDSRSPDGTIFLNRDSKDGKGFGWDEVMTLELDRLDARYARVVVGIVIQQRTAERTFVNVRSPSVRIREGYNVLAEDDFGSVLGSTAATVAEFVRDGSGGWSFHPGIHGSDDDPAAFARNMGRAHQP; from the coding sequence TTGAACGGCTTCAGCAAGGGGATCCGCAAGGTCGAGGTCGCACTGAAGTGGGACCCGAGTCCGGCGGGCCAGTCGCCCACGGATCTGGATATCGTCGCCGCTCCGTACGCGGCGAACGACCCGTACGGGGCACCGGCGTACCTGGTGCACTTCGACAGTCGCTCGCCCGACGGCACGATCTTTCTCAACCGGGACAGCAAGGACGGCAAGGGTTTCGGCTGGGACGAGGTCATGACGCTCGAACTGGACCGGCTCGACGCCCGGTACGCGCGCGTGGTGGTCGGTATCGTCATCCAGCAGCGCACGGCGGAACGGACCTTCGTCAATGTCCGGAGTCCGTCCGTGCGCATTCGGGAGGGCTACAACGTCCTGGCCGAGGACGACTTCGGCTCCGTCCTCGGATCGACGGCGGCGACGGTCGCGGAGTTCGTGCGCGACGGGTCCGGCGGGTGGAGCTTCCACCCCGGCATACACGGCTCCGACGACGACCCCGCGGCCTTCGCCCGGAACATGGGCAGGGCGCATCAGCCCTGA
- a CDS encoding YdbC family protein, which yields MLVKWIRCTVVDRRGFERGQRKWAGLLGEPGFRGQGGGWSRQRPGVAHIFAFWESRAFYDSFMARSHDRLAAAQSGTFKDAQAKLFEYRFDVKTGFEPRFTDSDLIRVALCRVHEERVEHFTLMQEKVWNPAMAGSPGMIRGMFAEAPEHEFLVLSMWRSAAEHGKYRTERVERLALRAQTETDIASLTGDIVELEPSWTV from the coding sequence GTGCTGGTCAAGTGGATTCGCTGCACCGTGGTGGACCGCCGCGGCTTCGAGCGGGGGCAGCGAAAGTGGGCGGGGCTTCTGGGGGAGCCGGGGTTTCGGGGACAGGGGGGTGGCTGGAGCCGGCAGCGGCCGGGAGTGGCGCACATCTTCGCCTTCTGGGAGAGCCGTGCCTTCTACGACTCCTTCATGGCCCGCTCCCATGACCGGCTGGCGGCTGCCCAGTCCGGCACGTTCAAGGACGCGCAGGCCAAACTCTTCGAGTACCGGTTCGACGTGAAGACCGGCTTCGAGCCGCGGTTCACGGACTCCGACCTGATCCGTGTCGCCCTCTGTCGTGTCCACGAGGAGCGCGTCGAGCACTTCACGCTGATGCAGGAGAAGGTGTGGAACCCCGCGATGGCCGGCTCACCCGGCATGATCCGGGGGATGTTCGCCGAGGCCCCGGAGCACGAGTTCCTCGTCCTGTCGATGTGGCGGTCGGCCGCCGAGCACGGTAAGTACCGCACCGAGCGGGTGGAGCGCCTCGCCCTGCGGGCCCAGACGGAGACGGACATCGCATCGCTGACCGGCGACATCGTGGAGCTGGAACCGTCCTGGACGGTTTGA
- a CDS encoding histidine phosphatase family protein, with translation MARPRRIVLVRHGESTGNVDDSVYEREPDHALALTERGWRQAEETGKRIREIFGRERVSVYVSPYRRTHETFRAFHLDPELIRVREEPRLREQDWGNWQDRDDVRVQKAYRDAYGHFFFRFPQGESGADVYDRVGGFLESLFRSFEAPDHPPNVLLVTHGLAMRLFCMRWFHWTVAEFESLSNPGNAEMRMLVLGDDGKYTLDRPFERWRDPVPHWVTG, from the coding sequence ATGGCACGACCACGGCGCATCGTCCTTGTCCGGCACGGCGAGTCAACGGGCAATGTTGATGACTCCGTGTACGAGCGTGAACCCGACCACGCTCTGGCACTCACCGAGCGGGGCTGGCGGCAGGCGGAGGAGACCGGCAAGCGGATCCGGGAGATCTTCGGGCGGGAGCGGGTGAGCGTGTACGTCTCCCCGTACCGCCGCACGCACGAGACCTTCCGCGCGTTCCATCTCGACCCCGAGCTCATACGGGTGCGCGAGGAACCCCGGCTGCGCGAGCAGGACTGGGGAAACTGGCAGGACCGCGACGACGTACGCGTACAGAAGGCCTACCGGGACGCTTACGGGCACTTCTTCTTCCGCTTCCCCCAGGGAGAGTCCGGCGCCGATGTGTACGACCGGGTCGGCGGCTTCCTGGAGAGTCTGTTCCGCAGCTTCGAGGCCCCCGACCATCCGCCGAACGTCCTGCTGGTGACCCACGGTCTGGCCATGCGGCTGTTCTGCATGCGATGGTTCCACTGGACGGTCGCCGAATTCGAGTCGCTCTCGAACCCGGGGAACGCCGAAATGCGAATGCTCGTTCTCGGGGACGACGGCAAGTACACACTGGACCGGCCCTTCGAGCGCTGGCGGGACCCGGTGCCGCACTGGGTCACCGGTTAG
- a CDS encoding ADP-ribosylglycohydrolase family protein has translation MTADSSSFGRLDRALASLRGLAVGDALGSQFFVPANYPLLKRRELPPGSWQWTDDTEMACSVVAVLAAHHRVDQDALALSFAEHHDFDRGYGPAVNRLLRLVREGGDWRELASGLFNGQGSWGNGAAMRIAPLGAWYADDPEQATHQAEISAYPTHQHREAVVGAMAVAAAAALAASPSGPPTPEALLDGVVALVPKSAVGAGLRRARDMLDYGDAGTVAAVLGCGRRTSAHDTVPFALWSAARALGDYETAFWTTSQVGGDVDTTCAIVGGVLASGKAGTPPATWVERTETLPEWVAASA, from the coding sequence ATGACCGCTGACTCCTCTTCCTTCGGGCGCCTGGACCGCGCCTTGGCCAGCCTGCGCGGACTCGCGGTGGGAGACGCGCTGGGCTCACAGTTCTTCGTTCCGGCGAACTATCCGCTGCTGAAGCGCCGCGAGCTGCCGCCCGGCTCCTGGCAGTGGACGGACGACACGGAAATGGCCTGCTCCGTGGTCGCCGTCCTTGCCGCACACCACCGCGTCGACCAGGACGCGCTGGCGCTCTCCTTCGCCGAGCACCACGACTTCGACCGGGGCTACGGCCCCGCGGTCAACAGGCTGCTGCGCCTCGTGCGGGAGGGCGGCGACTGGCGTGAGCTGGCTTCCGGCCTGTTCAACGGGCAGGGGTCCTGGGGCAACGGCGCCGCGATGCGGATCGCGCCGCTGGGCGCCTGGTACGCGGACGACCCGGAGCAGGCGACCCACCAGGCCGAGATCTCGGCGTACCCCACGCATCAGCACCGTGAGGCCGTCGTCGGCGCCATGGCCGTCGCCGCGGCGGCCGCGCTGGCCGCCTCCCCCAGCGGCCCGCCCACCCCGGAGGCACTTCTCGACGGGGTCGTCGCCCTGGTGCCGAAGAGCGCCGTCGGTGCGGGCCTGCGTCGCGCCCGGGACATGCTCGACTACGGCGACGCCGGCACCGTCGCGGCCGTTCTGGGCTGCGGACGGCGTACGAGCGCCCATGACACCGTCCCCTTCGCCCTCTGGTCGGCGGCGCGGGCCCTCGGCGACTACGAGACGGCGTTCTGGACGACCTCACAGGTCGGCGGGGACGTGGACACCACCTGCGCCATCGTGGGCGGTGTGCTCGCGTCGGGCAAGGCGGGGACACCGCCAGCCACGTGGGTGGAGCGTACGGAGACGCTGCCGGAGTGGGTGGCCGCGTCCGCCTGA
- a CDS encoding MFS transporter — MTTSQLIQNEKPGAARREGHPGIALTVIAACQLMVVLDATIVNIALPHIQDALKFSTTDLTWVVSAYTLTFGGLLLLGARAGDILGRRRVFMTGILLFTFASLLGGIAQEPWQLLAARALQGMGGAIASPTSLALITTTFPEGPERNRAFGVFAAVSAGGGAIGLLAGGMLTEWLDWRWVLFVNVPIGVLIAALTPIYINESERHPGRFDIAGALTSTAGMASLVYGFIRASEDGWRDSLTLGSFGAAVVLLVAFALTEMRAKEPITPLKMFADRNRSGTYVIMLSLAAAMFGMFFYIVLFVQNVLGYSPIKAGLAFLPVTVAIAVGAGLSQRFLPTLGPKPFMMTGATFVVIGLVWQSLITPDSSYAGGVLGPMLVFGFGMGLNFVTVTVTAVSGVAQHEAGAASGLLNATQQVGGSLGLSILTTVFGSASKDEAKKQLPKFLANGSPEQKAEFAKTHQLPAPWGHEVLAHGISTAFIPAASMAVLALATAWLVIKVRKSDLDALAGTAGPAVG; from the coding sequence GTGACAACCTCTCAGCTGATACAGAACGAAAAACCAGGAGCAGCCCGCCGGGAGGGTCACCCCGGCATCGCGCTCACCGTCATCGCGGCCTGCCAACTCATGGTGGTACTCGACGCGACGATTGTGAACATCGCTCTCCCGCACATTCAAGACGCGCTCAAGTTCAGCACCACGGACCTCACATGGGTGGTCAGCGCCTACACGCTGACCTTCGGAGGCCTCCTCCTGCTCGGCGCACGAGCCGGTGACATCCTCGGCCGCCGCCGGGTGTTCATGACCGGCATCCTGCTGTTCACCTTCGCCTCGCTGCTCGGCGGCATCGCCCAGGAGCCCTGGCAGCTGCTCGCCGCGCGCGCCTTGCAGGGCATGGGCGGCGCCATCGCGTCGCCCACCTCGCTGGCGCTCATCACCACCACGTTCCCCGAAGGGCCGGAGCGGAACCGGGCGTTCGGCGTCTTCGCCGCCGTCTCCGCCGGTGGTGGCGCCATCGGCCTGCTCGCGGGCGGCATGCTGACCGAGTGGCTCGACTGGCGCTGGGTGCTCTTCGTCAACGTGCCGATCGGCGTGCTCATCGCAGCGCTCACCCCTATCTACATCAACGAGTCCGAGCGGCACCCCGGGCGCTTCGACATCGCGGGCGCGCTGACCTCGACAGCCGGTATGGCATCGCTCGTGTACGGCTTCATCCGGGCCTCGGAGGACGGCTGGCGCGACAGTCTGACCCTCGGCTCCTTCGGCGCCGCCGTGGTCCTGCTGGTGGCCTTCGCCCTCACCGAGATGCGGGCCAAGGAGCCGATCACCCCGCTGAAGATGTTCGCCGACCGCAACCGCTCCGGCACGTACGTGATCATGCTGAGCCTGGCGGCCGCGATGTTCGGCATGTTCTTCTACATCGTGCTGTTCGTGCAGAACGTGCTGGGCTACAGCCCGATCAAGGCCGGTCTGGCGTTCCTGCCCGTAACGGTCGCCATCGCGGTCGGCGCGGGTCTCTCGCAGCGGTTCCTGCCCACGCTCGGCCCCAAGCCGTTCATGATGACCGGTGCGACGTTCGTCGTGATCGGGCTCGTCTGGCAGTCGTTGATCACCCCCGACAGCTCGTACGCCGGCGGCGTGCTCGGCCCGATGCTGGTGTTCGGCTTCGGCATGGGGCTGAACTTCGTGACGGTGACCGTGACAGCCGTCTCCGGCGTCGCCCAGCACGAGGCGGGTGCCGCGTCCGGACTGCTCAACGCCACCCAGCAGGTGGGCGGTTCGCTGGGTCTGTCGATCCTCACCACGGTCTTCGGCTCGGCCAGCAAGGACGAGGCGAAGAAGCAGCTGCCGAAGTTCCTCGCCAACGGCTCGCCGGAGCAGAAGGCGGAGTTCGCCAAGACCCATCAGCTGCCCGCACCCTGGGGTCACGAGGTGCTCGCCCACGGCATCTCTACCGCGTTCATTCCCGCCGCCTCGATGGCCGTGCTCGCCCTGGCCACCGCGTGGTTGGTGATCAAGGTCCGCAAGAGCGACCTCGATGCCCTCGCCGGCACGGCGGGCCCGGCGGTCGGCTGA
- a CDS encoding TetR/AcrR family transcriptional regulator, with translation MVTSRWTAAPARTASFRRRGAVLERAILDAALEQLSTVGWKGLTMEGVAAGAQTGKAAVYRRWPSKEDLVADALQAGLPRLEEAPDLGTVREELLALCRQARRAMFSRPGFALRAVIHECDPVQAERFHGLIFEGVVEPTVRLLREVITRGIGRGEVRSDAANSYVFDAIPAMMMYRSKMCSSEWSDQDLEEMIDQLMLPLLRSDGA, from the coding sequence ATGGTTACCTCGCGCTGGACGGCCGCCCCCGCTCGGACGGCCTCCTTTCGCCGGCGCGGCGCCGTGCTCGAACGCGCGATCCTGGACGCCGCGCTGGAGCAGCTCAGCACGGTCGGCTGGAAGGGCCTCACGATGGAGGGTGTCGCCGCCGGCGCCCAGACCGGCAAGGCGGCCGTCTACCGCCGCTGGCCGTCCAAGGAGGATCTTGTCGCCGACGCGCTCCAGGCCGGACTGCCGCGTCTGGAGGAGGCGCCCGACCTGGGCACGGTGCGCGAGGAACTGCTCGCCCTGTGCCGCCAGGCGCGTCGCGCGATGTTCTCGCGACCCGGCTTCGCCCTCCGGGCCGTCATTCACGAATGTGATCCAGTGCAGGCCGAGCGCTTCCATGGCCTGATCTTCGAAGGGGTCGTGGAGCCGACCGTCAGACTGCTGCGCGAGGTCATCACCCGTGGAATAGGGCGGGGAGAGGTTCGCTCCGATGCGGCGAACAGTTATGTCTTCGATGCCATTCCGGCGATGATGATGTACCGGTCCAAGATGTGCTCCAGCGAATGGAGTGACCAGGATCTCGAGGAGATGATCGACCAGTTGATGCTTCCGCTGTTGCGCTCGGACGGGGCCTGA
- a CDS encoding ribonuclease HII — translation MPYEPPTHTVERSLRATTGAKVIAGVDEVGRGAWAGPVTVCAAVTGLRRPPEGLTDSKLLTVKRRTELSAALLNWVTAYALGHASPEEIDALGMTAALRLAAVRALDALPVRPDAVILDGKHDYLGAPWKVRTVIKGDRSCVAVAAASVIAKVQRDKMMAELGIDHADFGFADNAGYPSPVHKAALEERGPTPYHRLSWAYLDALPQWRHLKKVRSWAEGSVPEIEGQLGFDF, via the coding sequence ATGCCGTACGAACCGCCCACTCACACCGTCGAGCGCTCCCTCCGCGCCACGACCGGAGCGAAGGTCATTGCCGGTGTCGACGAGGTGGGACGCGGCGCCTGGGCGGGACCTGTCACCGTCTGTGCGGCGGTCACCGGACTCCGTCGGCCGCCCGAGGGCCTCACCGATTCCAAGCTGCTCACCGTCAAGCGCCGCACGGAGCTGTCCGCGGCACTGCTGAACTGGGTGACGGCCTATGCCCTGGGACACGCCTCCCCGGAGGAGATCGACGCTCTGGGGATGACGGCGGCGCTGCGGCTCGCCGCCGTACGGGCCCTGGATGCCCTACCGGTCCGCCCGGACGCGGTGATCCTCGACGGGAAGCACGACTACCTCGGAGCCCCCTGGAAGGTCCGCACGGTGATCAAGGGCGACCGCTCGTGCGTGGCGGTGGCGGCGGCTTCGGTGATCGCCAAGGTTCAGCGCGACAAAATGATGGCCGAACTGGGTATCGACCATGCAGACTTCGGTTTTGCGGACAACGCCGGGTATCCGTCGCCCGTCCACAAGGCCGCACTGGAGGAGCGGGGCCCCACCCCGTACCACCGGTTGTCGTGGGCGTATCTTGATGCGCTGCCCCAGTGGCGGCACCTCAAGAAGGTCCGCAGCTGGGCGGAGGGAAGCGTTCCTGAGATCGAGGGTCAGCTGGGCTTCGATTTCTGA
- a CDS encoding RecQ family ATP-dependent DNA helicase has translation MEHTSNADLRTQADAVLARLVGDATGTAGLREDQWRAIEALVADRRRALVVQRTGWGKSAVYFVATSLLRARGSGPTVIVSPLLALMRNQVEAAARAGIHARTINSSNTEEWDTIQGEIAAGDVDVLLVSPERLNNPDFRDQVLPKLAAATGLLVVDEAHCISDWGHDFRPDYRRLRTMLADLPPGVPVLATTATANARVTADVAEQLGTGGASDALVLRGPLDRESLSLNVLRLPDAAHRMAWLADHLDDLPGSGIVYTLTVAAAEEVTAFLRQRGHAVASYTGKTENTDRQQAEDDLLANQVKALIATSALGMGFDKPDLGFVVHLGSPSSPIAYYQQVGRAGRGVEHAEVLLLPGKEDEAIWEYFASLAFPSEELVRRTLDVLARAAGPLSLPALEPLVELRRSRLETMLKVLDVDGAVRRVKGGWIATGQQWTYEAERYAWVARQRQAEQQAMREYASTTGCRMEYLQRQLDDEGAKPCGRCDNCAGARFTADTSTAALDAARVDLGRAGVEVEPRRMWPTGLPAIGIDLKGRVPAGEQASAGRALGRLSDIGWGNRLRPMLAPQAPDAPVPDDVARAVVGVLADWAKGPGGWASGEEGALPRPVGVVTVASRTRPRLIQSLGAHIAEIGRLPLLGTVESMGEVPRGSRSNSAQRLKVLDGALTVPPALAAALTEARGSVLLVDDYTETGWTLAVAARLLRRSGAQGVLPLVLAVQG, from the coding sequence ATGGAGCACACGAGCAACGCGGACCTCAGGACGCAGGCCGACGCCGTCCTCGCCCGTCTCGTCGGGGACGCCACGGGCACGGCCGGACTGCGCGAGGACCAGTGGCGGGCGATCGAGGCGCTGGTCGCCGACCGGCGCCGGGCCCTGGTCGTCCAGCGCACCGGCTGGGGCAAGTCCGCCGTCTACTTCGTGGCGACCTCGCTGCTGCGTGCCCGGGGCAGCGGTCCGACCGTCATCGTCTCGCCGCTCCTCGCGCTGATGCGCAACCAGGTGGAGGCGGCAGCCCGCGCCGGCATCCACGCCCGGACCATCAACTCCTCCAACACCGAGGAATGGGACACCATCCAGGGGGAGATCGCGGCGGGCGACGTCGACGTGCTGCTCGTCAGTCCGGAACGCCTCAACAACCCCGACTTCCGCGACCAGGTCCTGCCCAAACTGGCCGCCGCGACCGGACTGCTCGTCGTGGACGAGGCCCACTGCATCTCCGACTGGGGCCATGACTTCCGCCCCGACTACCGGCGGCTGCGCACCATGCTCGCCGACCTCCCGCCGGGTGTGCCCGTACTGGCCACCACGGCCACGGCCAACGCGCGGGTGACCGCCGACGTCGCGGAGCAGCTCGGCACCGGTGGCGCGTCCGACGCACTGGTGCTGCGGGGCCCGCTCGACCGGGAGAGCCTGAGCCTGAACGTGCTGCGGCTGCCGGACGCCGCACACCGCATGGCCTGGCTCGCCGACCACCTCGACGACCTGCCGGGTTCCGGCATCGTCTACACGCTCACCGTAGCCGCGGCCGAGGAGGTCACCGCCTTCCTCAGGCAGCGGGGACACGCCGTCGCCTCGTACACGGGAAAGACGGAGAACACCGACCGGCAGCAGGCCGAGGACGATCTGCTCGCCAACCAGGTCAAGGCGCTGATCGCCACCTCCGCACTCGGCATGGGCTTCGACAAGCCCGACCTCGGCTTCGTGGTGCACCTCGGCTCGCCCTCCTCCCCCATCGCCTACTACCAGCAGGTCGGCCGTGCCGGGCGCGGTGTCGAGCACGCCGAGGTACTCCTGCTGCCGGGCAAGGAGGACGAGGCGATCTGGGAGTACTTCGCGTCGCTGGCCTTCCCTTCCGAGGAACTGGTGCGCCGCACCCTGGATGTCCTCGCCCGCGCGGCCGGCCCCTTGTCCCTGCCCGCCCTGGAACCGCTGGTGGAGCTGCGCCGGTCGCGTCTGGAGACCATGCTGAAGGTCCTCGACGTCGACGGGGCGGTCAGGCGCGTCAAGGGTGGTTGGATCGCGACCGGTCAGCAGTGGACGTACGAGGCCGAGCGGTACGCCTGGGTGGCGCGGCAGAGGCAGGCCGAGCAGCAGGCGATGCGCGAGTACGCGTCCACGACAGGCTGCCGGATGGAGTATCTGCAGCGCCAGCTGGACGACGAGGGTGCGAAGCCCTGCGGCCGCTGCGACAACTGCGCGGGGGCGCGTTTCACGGCGGACACCTCAACGGCCGCGCTGGACGCGGCGCGTGTCGATCTGGGCCGCGCGGGAGTCGAAGTGGAACCCCGTCGCATGTGGCCGACGGGGCTACCGGCGATCGGCATTGATCTCAAGGGGCGCGTTCCGGCCGGGGAACAGGCTTCGGCGGGGCGGGCGTTGGGGCGGCTGTCGGACATCGGCTGGGGCAACCGGCTGCGGCCGATGCTCGCGCCGCAGGCGCCGGACGCCCCGGTGCCGGACGATGTGGCGAGGGCCGTGGTGGGCGTCCTGGCCGACTGGGCCAAGGGCCCCGGCGGCTGGGCTTCCGGCGAGGAAGGCGCGCTGCCCCGCCCGGTGGGCGTCGTCACCGTCGCCTCGCGCACCAGGCCGCGGCTGATCCAGTCCCTGGGTGCGCACATCGCGGAGATCGGCAGACTGCCACTGCTGGGCACCGTGGAGTCCATGGGCGAGGTGCCGCGCGGCTCACGCAGCAACAGCGCGCAGCGCCTGAAGGTCCTCGACGGCGCGCTGACCGTTCCACCCGCCCTGGCCGCGGCTCTGACCGAGGCAAGGGGCTCCGTTCTGCTCGTGGACGACTACACGGAGACCGGCTGGACCCTGGCGGTCGCGGCCCGGTTGCTCAGGAGGTCCGGGGCGCAGGGGGTGTTGCCGCTGGTCCTGGCCGTGCAGGGCTGA